The region CGCCTCCAAAGTGAGGGTCTGAGCGCGAGCCCAGGAGCGCAGGTAGCCCACGGCGAGGTCTGTCGTTTCGTTCGTCATTGTGTTCCTTCATTCAGTGCGGCCAGTAGCTTCGGCCGCGCGCTGGTGTCTCTAACCAGGGCGGCCAAGAATCGCTCGAGCATGCCGGCGTCGTCGGCAGCGAGGCGCGCCGCGAGCAGCTCCACGAAATCTGGCGGCAGCTCCTGGCGTGGGGCTCGTGGGTCTTCTCGCCTCGCGAAGCTGGCGTGCCCGAGCAGCGCGGAGGCAGCGCGTACACGGATGGCGGCCGGCTGCGCGTCGTCGTCGGCCAACTCGGCCAGTACGGTGATGGCGCTTTCGGCGGCGTCGTCGAGGCGCTCCGCTGCCGCGCTAACGCGTTTCTGGGCGGCGATGCGATACCGGGCAGCGAAGTCTGGCGAACGCGTCCAGCGCCAGCATGTGGAGCGCGCGATGCCCAGCTCGCGCGCCACCTCCGGGATGCTGAGCCCGAGCAGGAGCAGCTCCTGCGCCCGGTCGCGTGGGTCGGGCGGTTCCGCGATCTGTTGCGTGGGGTTGCGCGCCATCAGCGGGCCTCCGCAGGGCATCGGGTGCCACACCCGTTGGGGATTCGTGCGATTCGCAAGTCAACGCGTGTACTTGCACCCGTGCGACACCACCCTGAGACGATTGGCCCGAGACGATTGGCACCAGCGCTGACGCGCTTTCGCGGGCTTGCGCTCACCGACCGCCCCCCACGACGCGCAGCTTCCCGGCGGCGATGAGCCGCTCCACGGGGTCGACGGGATCGCTCTGCGGGTGCTGCTCGTGATCGAGCTCGATGCGCTGGTCGATGATGTACCGCTCCACGTCGGCGCGCCGGGCGATGAGCTTGCGGCCCTGCTTGAAGGTCGGGAAAGCGCCCTGCTTTGCCAGCCGGCGGAAGGTCCAGGGCGACCCCAGCGGCGAGGTCTTGGCGTCGCACCAGTCGCCAGCCTGCGGTGCCGCATGCAGTCGGAGCGCCCGGGTGACGGCGGCTTCGATGCGCTTCTCCAGGTCGGCGGCCTCGATGACCACAAGGCCGCTCATACTCGCGACCCCTCCGGAGCGGACACCGGGTTTTGAGGCTTCTGAGGCTTTTGAGCTAGGGCGGAGGGGTTGACCGTGTACGACGGTCCCCTGGGCCTGCCCCCGTGGGTCGGGACATCAGGCCGGCGAAAGAGGAACCCATGAGCCTCGAGCAGCGCGAGCATGGGGTCGAGGTCGGCTGCACGCTGAAACATCGCCCGGTTTGCCTGGTGCGCCTCCCTCTTGGTGAACTGTCGGGTGTCTTTGCTCTGGACCCAGGCGAGCAGATGCTGCGCCCCCGCCGTAGCGCTATCCGCGCCCATCACGGCGAAGGCGGCGGCGGCATGTGCCAGGAGGTACCGCCCGACCACGATGGCGGACCTCATGGTCTCCACGCCTATCTCAGAACGCTCAGAACACTCGGAAGTCCCCGCGGTAGGCCCGGCGAGGTGAAACAGCCCGGCGAGACGAGCAGTCGCCCCTACCGCCTTGCTGGCCCAGTCGGCCATCGGGGCGAGCGACCCGCCCGGCGCCATCTTCGCTTCGATGTCGTCGGCGAACGCGCGAAGCTCCGAAACCGCGCCGTGGGCCGCCGTCATGCGCTTCGGTCCCTCCCGGTCCAAGGGGACACGGAGGAGACTGCGGAAGAGCTCGCGGTAGTCGTCCAGGACCCCGTCCGGCACCTGCGGAACATCGAAGAGCCGATGCCCCACCATGCTCTCGGGCATGAAGAAGAGCACGCGGGCGAGGAGCCCCCGGCCTCGGAAGGTCGGCTTGCTCGCGAGCCCTGACACCACCTCCGGCTGAACGGCGAGGCCCAGGGTCAGCGCAGGCGCAGGGATGTGGCTCGGCGCTCGCCCCACCCGATCCACGCGCAGGTCGTCGCCACAATGGCCTTTCAAGAACACCTCGAGGTTCGGACTGTCCGAGTAGCGCCCCGCGATGATCTCGAAGATGCCGCCCTCGGCGGAGATGATCGCCATGCGCCCGCCGTGCGCGGCCATGAGCGCCGTGAGCTGTTCCGGCGTCACGTCGTCGGCTACCAGGCGGGGCACCACTGGCAGCTCCGTTTCGTCCAGCTGCACGCCAAGCTCGATGGCCTCCTGCATCTCGGCCGGGTCGTCGGAGCCGGCTGCGCGTTTCATCGCCCTCTTGTGTGCTTCGCGCCGAATATCGAGCTTATGTCTTGCGGCATCGACCGAAGCGCGCAGACGCTCGGCCTCCTCGTGCTCGAAGCCGAGCAGTGGCGCGGTGGCATCACGCACCACGGCAGACTTCCGGTTGCCAGGCGGCAGGGAGACGGCGCAGTACAGGTTCAGAGGCTCGCGCCAGCCTGGTAGCACCTCCACCTCAAAGCGCTTTGATGCGGCGGCGGCGAGGGAGGCGAGCGCCATAGCTGCGGCGAGGTCCGGCGGCGTCTGCGTCGCAGTGGCCTCGGCCTGAACCCACGCGCGTAGCGTGGGCGGCAAGGCCGATACCGGAAAGGGTGGCGGGCTGCCGGAGCCCAGGGGAACTGGCTGCTCCCACCCATCGAGTTCGGCGCGCTTGTCGGCCAGCCGCACGGCTGACCTGGCGGCATCGTGAAAGAGGCTCACTGCGCCACCTCGCGGAGTCGGGCCTTCGCGTCGTCGGCTGAGATGCTGTTGCAGCGGAGGGCGTGAGAGACGGATGCGAGGCTTTCGAGTAGACGGCGGACCTGCGCGCACTGACGCACCTGCTCCGCGTAGAGCCGCAGGTTCCGGCCCAGCGCCAGGGGGACCAAGTCCCTCAACTCGAGCAGCAGCTCGGGCACCGGGCCGCGCACGTCATGGACGGCCAGTGCTTCCGCGATCGCGTACGCGTCAACCGGATGGCCACGTTCCTCCAGTGCAGCGGCAGCTCCGAAGACCAGGCGAGGCAGCGGGAGAAAGAAATCCTCGGCTTCTACGTCGAGCCCGGCGGGGCTCGCGTTGCCGCAGAGCACGGTGCTGGCCACGATTTCTTCCGCCTCGCGGTCATGCGGCGGGGGGTTCACGCCCGGGTCTGGGATGTAGCCGAGCACCTCCTCACGGAGCAGGGCGCGCAACTCGTGGGCGTTCATCGGTGCCCTCGCCGGCCGAGTACGATGTCGATGTACCCCGCGACCATAGCGGCCAGGAGGGTTTGGGCGAACGCCTCGGCGTCCTCGCGTCGATGCACGACGCGGAACAGCTCGTTTCGGAGATCAGAGCAGAGCCGTTCTGGGGTCGCCGTGGACAGCGCCGCGGAAATATCGAACCCGTCCGCCATCACGGCTTCGCCTCGCCGCTTTCCGCTGCCACCTGCGCGGCAGACAGCGCCGACTCCAGGCTGTCCGCGATGTCAGCCCGCAAGTCTCGGCCGGCGCCAGCGGCAAGCAGTGCATACCGCGAGAACCCGAGTCGAGCCGCCACCCGGGCTACCGCGTAGCGTCGGAGCAGTTCTTGGACCTGTCGTGCCGCCTCGGGGGAAACGGCGCGGCGTTGTGCTGGAAGGGTGATAGCCACGGGAGACAGCTTGCGGCAGCGCGGCGACCGAATCTCCGATGGCGCAATCGGAATTACTTGGCGCTGAGGTCTTTGACTCGCCTGTGGCGCTGCGCTCTCCGACCAACCAACAGCCGTTCGATGTCCCTTGGTTCTCGCTGCTCAAGCCCCAACTTCATCAACACAGAATTGATGACTTCGGCACGGTCCTCGGCTGTTGAAGTCTCCCCGCCGCGAGGCCGGGGCCCTCGCTTGCTGTGCCTTGGCTTGCGGAAGCACTCGATGGCGTTGCAGAGCACAGCATCATCAGCCAGGGTGACGTCGCGAAAAAAAGGGCGAAGACGACAGCGGATAAATCCAACTGCCCCGGCGTTGTCCCCAAGCATCGCGGCATCATCGAGGGCGGATTCAACCAGAAGCGCCAAGTCCGCGTACTCTTGCGTGCCAGCCACCTGGGCGAGGGCGCTGGCGTGGCGCTCTCTAAGGTCGCCCCTTCGACGACGCGCTGTGGGTTTCCCATCGACGTGCTCCCCGCCCACCGGGAGGTGGCTCAGCTCGTACGCGAGTCGCGTGATCAACTCCAGGCCCGGTTGTCGCGCCGAATCCGCGTTCGCGTACACAGCGCGCTCGCCAAGCGTGAAGATGCGCTTGAGAATTTCGGGAATGTCTCTTGGATCCAGGCGCTGCCGAAGTTCCTTGGTCTCAGCCGCGCGCAAGGCGCGCCACCAGTCGGCGGGCATGTTGTCGGCGGACGTCGAACCCGATGACGTCTTTTGCTTCGGTGCTATCTTCGGCGGCACGGAACTGCACCTTCCGTCATGCCCCGGCGGCGCCAACCGTGCGGGGCTTTCTCTTGTCCTACGCCGAATCCGCTCGGCGTCTAGTAATGGTGGCTCCACCGTCGGACTTTGCCTGTCCCAGCCGGGAGGGCGCCCGCGTCAGTGGCACGTCGGCGGGTGCTCCTTGCTGGTGTCGACGCACCGGCGGGAGAGCTTCCCGCAGATATCCGCCAGCCGCTTCGAGGTCTCCTCGTCGTCCTTCGCCTCGCAGGGGAACGTGCAGCGCTTCACGCCGTCCAGGTCGGGGGCGCACGTCTCCATGTCCTTCAGCCCGTTTTCGATGAGAGCGACCCGGAGGCGCGTGCAGTCGCCGTCAGACTGGCATGGAGCGTTCAGGGTGCCGCGTTCGGTCTTGCACTCCACGAGGTATTGCTTCGTCGAACTCTCCTCGGTCTCGGACTTCCCTCCCGCAATTGCGATGTTGTCGGTCACCGCGACCGCCGTGGCCTTGCTCTTGGTGGTCGTCTTCTTGCCGGTCTCGCCGAGGGGGTTCAACTCGTACCCGAGCTCGCACCGCGCGCTGGCCTGCCGGACGCAGTCGGCGTTCGCCAAGCACTCCACCACGAAGCCCTTCCCACCGCTGGGCGCTGTCACTTCCTCGGGCTCCGGCTCTGGCGCCTGCGGCTCCGGCGGCGGACACCCAGCCAACAGCCCAACGAGAACTACAGCTCCGCCACGCATGACGGCGGATGCTACGCGGCGCCGCGCGAGGCGTCGACCCCGCGCCGCTGCCTACTACCGACCCCGGTGGCGATCAGGAGCACGAGCCCGACCCGCTAGCCTTTCCTCCGCGCTCGGGCGGCGTCGAGGCGCACCACCCCCGCCCCGCCCTCCCGTCGTACCTGAAGCTCCCGGGCGAGCTGGGCGACAGCATCCCAGGCACCCGCAGCGGTCGCCTTCACGAGCGCATCAGCAAGGGCAGCTTCGACGGTGTCGGCAATCGTCCCCAATCGTCCCGGGTCGCCAACGGTCGCCAACTTGGAACCATCGTCCACCACGTGCGGCGTCCGCTCTTCGATGTGGCTTTCGGCGGATTCCGCGGTGGTAGTGGGCGTCCCCGGGCGTTCGAATCCCGTTGGGGACGCCATTTTTCATCTCCGCGGATTTGGGTGAGCACGTCGAACGTTTTCTCGGCGGGCGTTCTGGGAATCACCCCGACGCGACGTCCGCCCAAAGTACGCCGAGATCGAGCTCGATGGCGTCGAAGGGCTCCGCCCGCACTCGGGCGTCGTCGCGGAATGCCGCGGCGCGCACCCACTGGCCGTCGCCCAGTCGCAGAACCTCCAGCAAACGCTGGATCGGGTTCACGAGCCAGACATGGCGAACCCCCTCGCGCGCATAGATGCCGAGCTTGTCGGCGCGGTCGATCTTCTCCGTCGATGGCGACAGCACCTCGCATGCCCAATCCGGTGCGAGAGTGAGGTAGGGCTCGTCTGGAAGCACCGGCAGCCGCTCTCTCTGCCAGCCCGCAAGGTCCGGCACCAGGATGTCCGACGCCAGGTGCAGCTCGGGCTCGTCGAGGATGATCCATCCACCGGGGCCGCCCCGCCCTCTCTTGAACGGCGGCCCGAGCTCCTCGCCCAGTGCAGAGGACACGGCGCTGTGCCGCAAGGCCGGTCTCGGGGAAAGTCGTAGCTCACCGTCGATGATCTCAGCGATCATCCCGGCGGGTGCTGCGAGCACGTCGGCGTAGGTCGCACGCCGCTTCGCAGCTTCGGCCATGTCGAAAGCCTACCACAGGCAGCCCACCGCGTGGCCCCGCCCAATGTAACATGCAGGTGTGCAGCGGGAGTGGGGGCGTCGCGTCGCAACGTACCTGGTGTTCGCCGCCTGCAGCTCGGGCTGCTCGAGCTCGGCCACGTTGAGGCTCCGCGACGGGCGAGAGGTCAGAGGGAAAATTTCCCGCAGCGATGCGGACGCGGTGTGGGTCGAGAGCGAAGGCCATGAGCGCCTCGTGCGCAGGAACGACGTGGACGACGTCACGCACCCCGGACGCACAGAGATGGTCGTGGGCGGGATCCTGTTGGCAGCGGCCTTGGGCACCGGCATCGCGGCAGGCGTGAGCAGCTCCAACTGCGACCATCCAGGGAGGGCGGGCTGTGTCGACGCGCAGTTGGCGGGCGTCGCCGCGGTGGCGGTTGGCGTACCGGGCCTCTTTCTCGAATTCGACAGCATCGCTACGTACTACGGCTCCGTTTCCCGGTACGTCCCGCCCGCAGCCGCCGCGCCTCCGCCGCCGACGCGCAGTGACGGGTTCGAGTTCTGAAACACGATGTTCTAGCGACCGCTTCATCTCCGGCTCCGATCAGCCGTGCGTTCACCGGGTCCGGTTGCCGTCCAGCGCTTGCCGCACCTTGGCGCAGAGAGCCTGGATGGTGAACGGCTTCGGAATGAAGTTCACGTCTTCATCCGGCCCGCCGGTGCCGGCGATGACGTCGGCCGTGTACCCGGACATGAACAGGCAGGCGAGCCGCGGGCGCTGGCCGACGAGCGCCTTGGCCAGATCCCGCCCGTTCATCTCGGGCATGATCACGTCGGTCAAAAGCAGGTGGATCTCTCCGGCGTGCGCCTCGGCCAAACGGACGGCTTCCCCGGCAGTGCTGGCGGTCAGCACGACGTAACCCGACTTCTCGAGCATGGTCCGGGTCATGCCGAGGAGCGCCTCCTCGTCTTCCACGAGCAGGATGGTCTCGCGGCCGCGCAGGGACGGCTCCGCCGGCGCGTTCATTCGGACCGCCAGGACGCTGCCCTCGTACCGAGGCAGGAAGATGTTGAAGGTAGAGCCCCTGCCCAGCTCGCTGTGGACCTCGATGAAACCGTCGTTCTGTTTGACGATGCCGTAGACCGTCGCCAGCCCCAGCCCGGTGCCGCTGCCCAGCTCCTTGGTCGTGAAGAAGGGCTCGAAGAGCTTGGCTTGCGTCTCTTCGTCCATGCCGCAGCCGTCGTCGCTGATGGAGAGCCGGACGTAGTCGCCCGGGACGGAGCCGAGGTGTGCGGCCGATTCGCGTTCGTCGAGCGTGACGTTGCGGGTCTCGATCGTGAGTTTGCCAACGCCGGAGATCGCATCCCGAGCGTTGACACACAGGTTGGTCAGGACTTGATCGATCTGAGACGGGTCCACCTCGAGTGGCCAGAGTCCCTCGCAGGGCAGCCAGGCGAGGCGAATGTGCTCCCCGATGAGCCGCCCAAGCATCGTGAGGATGCTGGCCACGGTGTCGTTCAGATCCAGCACCCTCGGGGTGACCGTCTGCCGCCGGGCAAAGCCCAGCAGCTGTCGGGTGAGGTCGGCCGAACGACGCGCGGCTTTGCGGATTTCCTCCAGATCGGCATGCAACGGCGAGCCAGGGGCGACCACTTCCATTGCCATCTCCGTGTGCCCCAGGATCACCCCGAGCATGTTGTTGAAATCGTGCGCCACACCGCCCGCCAACCGGCCCACCGAATCCATCTTCTGGGCCTGAAAAAGCTGGGCTTCGAGCGCAGCCCTCTCCTCCTCGGCCCGTTTGCGCAGGGTGATGTCCTCGGAGATCCCCAGCAAGTACTTCGGCGTGCCATCGGCTCCCCGAATGCAGACCTTCCGGGTATGAAGCAGCCGTTGCTCCTGCGTGGCCGTCAGGACGGTCTCCTCGGGGATGT is a window of Myxococcales bacterium DNA encoding:
- a CDS encoding helix-turn-helix domain-containing protein, with product MSGLVVIEAADLEKRIEAAVTRALRLHAAPQAGDWCDAKTSPLGSPWTFRRLAKQGAFPTFKQGRKLIARRADVERYIIDQRIELDHEQHPQSDPVDPVERLIAAGKLRVVGGGR
- a CDS encoding DUF3987 domain-containing protein, translating into MRLADKRAELDGWEQPVPLGSGSPPPFPVSALPPTLRAWVQAEATATQTPPDLAAAMALASLAAAASKRFEVEVLPGWREPLNLYCAVSLPPGNRKSAVVRDATAPLLGFEHEEAERLRASVDAARHKLDIRREAHKRAMKRAAGSDDPAEMQEAIELGVQLDETELPVVPRLVADDVTPEQLTALMAAHGGRMAIISAEGGIFEIIAGRYSDSPNLEVFLKGHCGDDLRVDRVGRAPSHIPAPALTLGLAVQPEVVSGLASKPTFRGRGLLARVLFFMPESMVGHRLFDVPQVPDGVLDDYRELFRSLLRVPLDREGPKRMTAAHGAVSELRAFADDIEAKMAPGGSLAPMADWASKAVGATARLAGLFHLAGPTAGTSECSERSEIGVETMRSAIVVGRYLLAHAAAAFAVMGADSATAGAQHLLAWVQSKDTRQFTKREAHQANRAMFQRAADLDPMLALLEAHGFLFRRPDVPTHGGRPRGPSYTVNPSALAQKPQKPQNPVSAPEGSRV
- a CDS encoding Uma2 family endonuclease, with the protein product MAEAAKRRATYADVLAAPAGMIAEIIDGELRLSPRPALRHSAVSSALGEELGPPFKRGRGGPGGWIILDEPELHLASDILVPDLAGWQRERLPVLPDEPYLTLAPDWACEVLSPSTEKIDRADKLGIYAREGVRHVWLVNPIQRLLEVLRLGDGQWVRAAAFRDDARVRAEPFDAIELDLGVLWADVASG
- a CDS encoding PAS domain-containing protein, with the translated sequence MTNDDGHGGRGDEGETRLAAELAGARAELAELKRTIESLEERNLALQGVVDDASPGPDAAGRAGLDDLLEGCQIIGFDWRFLYLNDSAAAQGRIPREKFLGRTMQEVLPGVERTEMFGVLERCMKERRSLFFENEFLYADGSSGWFELRVRPHQDGIFLLSIDITERKRAERELMDSKAFVEAIVENVPLMIFLKDAKDLTFVLFNRAGEELLGHNREVFLGKNDADFFPAEQAASFTATDRAVLEGKFGTLDIPEETVLTATQEQRLLHTRKVCIRGADGTPKYLLGISEDITLRKRAEEERAALEAQLFQAQKMDSVGRLAGGVAHDFNNMLGVILGHTEMAMEVVAPGSPLHADLEEIRKAARRSADLTRQLLGFARRQTVTPRVLDLNDTVASILTMLGRLIGEHIRLAWLPCEGLWPLEVDPSQIDQVLTNLCVNARDAISGVGKLTIETRNVTLDERESAAHLGSVPGDYVRLSISDDGCGMDEETQAKLFEPFFTTKELGSGTGLGLATVYGIVKQNDGFIEVHSELGRGSTFNIFLPRYEGSVLAVRMNAPAEPSLRGRETILLVEDEEALLGMTRTMLEKSGYVVLTASTAGEAVRLAEAHAGEIHLLLTDVIMPEMNGRDLAKALVGQRPRLACLFMSGYTADVIAGTGGPDEDVNFIPKPFTIQALCAKVRQALDGNRTR